One Anabaena sphaerica FACHB-251 DNA segment encodes these proteins:
- a CDS encoding cobyrinate a,c-diamide synthase — protein sequence MSFIIAGERSGVGKTTVTLTLLASLCRRGAKVQSFKVGPDYIDPMFHQYVTGRPCRNLDAVLTSESYVQQCFNRHSQGCEYALVEGVMGLFDGVGNSFNTTENITAQMDFASTAHVARLLDIPVVLVIDCGRLSGSVAAIAHGYCSFDSRIKIAGLVLNRVGSDRHLSLLKNSLKRLKLPILGVLRRQDNITIPDRHLGLVPTGELPELDNVINRLADLGDTCFDWDQILPLLKSPHLPTAPSPHLPISPSSPKIAVARDKAFNFYYQDNLDVLEELGAELIFWSPLEDIELPKDIQGMYFCGGFPEVFAQELAANIRIIKEVKSAIAAGIPTIAECGGLMYLCENIIDFEGKSWPMVGILPTSAQMDKRLTLGYRRAVALHNSFLFDAGTNIYGHEFHRSHLITNPKQPLFDTHRYDCEENTGFEGWHLPNVHASYIHQHWGESVEIPQKFLQQCLKFGEKFFFRENLKITCN from the coding sequence ATGTCTTTCATTATTGCTGGAGAACGTAGCGGAGTGGGCAAAACTACGGTAACGCTCACACTTTTAGCCTCTTTGTGCCGTCGTGGTGCAAAAGTACAATCTTTTAAAGTGGGTCCAGATTATATTGATCCGATGTTTCATCAATATGTGACTGGCCGCCCTTGTCGAAATTTAGATGCGGTTCTGACTTCAGAAAGTTATGTTCAGCAATGTTTTAACCGTCATTCCCAAGGATGTGAATATGCGCTAGTTGAGGGAGTGATGGGTTTATTTGATGGTGTTGGTAATTCTTTCAATACTACTGAAAATATCACGGCTCAAATGGACTTTGCCAGTACAGCCCATGTTGCGAGATTATTAGATATACCTGTAGTATTGGTGATTGATTGTGGTCGTTTATCTGGTTCAGTGGCGGCGATCGCTCACGGTTATTGTAGTTTTGATAGTAGAATAAAAATTGCTGGATTAGTATTGAATCGGGTGGGGAGCGATCGCCATTTATCATTATTAAAAAATTCCCTAAAACGCTTAAAATTACCTATTCTGGGTGTACTCAGAAGACAAGATAATATTACCATTCCTGACCGTCATCTTGGTTTAGTACCCACAGGAGAATTACCAGAATTAGACAATGTAATTAATCGTCTTGCAGATTTAGGCGATACTTGTTTTGATTGGGATCAAATACTACCTCTTCTTAAATCTCCCCATCTCCCCACCGCCCCATCTCCCCATCTCCCCATCTCCCCATCTTCCCCAAAGATTGCCGTTGCAAGGGATAAAGCTTTTAATTTCTATTATCAGGACAACTTAGATGTATTAGAAGAATTAGGAGCAGAGTTAATATTTTGGAGTCCTTTAGAAGATATTGAATTGCCAAAAGATATTCAAGGAATGTATTTTTGTGGTGGTTTTCCTGAAGTATTTGCACAAGAATTAGCCGCCAATATTCGTATTATTAAAGAAGTAAAATCAGCTATTGCAGCCGGAATACCAACAATTGCTGAATGTGGGGGATTAATGTATTTATGTGAAAATATAATTGACTTTGAAGGTAAATCTTGGCCAATGGTGGGAATATTACCTACATCTGCACAAATGGATAAAAGGTTAACTTTAGGATATCGTCGTGCAGTAGCTTTACACAATAGTTTCTTATTCGATGCAGGAACAAATATTTATGGACATGAGTTTCATCGTTCTCATTTAATTACTAATCCGAAACAACCATTATTTGATACTCATCGTTATGATTGTGAGGAAAATACAGGATTTGAAGGTTGGCATTTACCTAATGTTCATGCTTCATACATTCATCAACACTGGGGAGAAAGTGTTGAAATTCCCCAAAAATTTTTGCAACAATGTCTAAAATTTGGGGAAAAATTTTTCTTTCGGGAGAATTTAAAAATTACTTGTAATTAG
- a CDS encoding histone deacetylase, whose translation MFATYFHPHTCQTSKAINLISFVGYSFPHYNHIRQEIAKKITIYPSLPVKKVKYSEYLRVHSHEYLQKLVFKALGKELNESMRSLPPLSIECEGLEYCLPGYVYGLGGIFAAIDEMKKVSLERAYCFSLVGHHAHKDWGHGYCLLNPLAAATKYAQSQGFHKILIIDWDIHHGDGTQSIFSYDHSVYCISIHSAVDIYMAKASDLNYGTTTMAEKVGHCNIPLISESITPDIITQIGLDGKFYRGHESLSKFRNALENLPWHPDLIFIFSGYDSHRDDCGKGITNWTNRDFQELTKYVLDLAKKIPCPVISTHGGGYQTPVTISAALSHIEILANYK comes from the coding sequence ATGTTTGCAACCTATTTTCACCCACATACTTGCCAAACTTCCAAGGCAATTAATTTGATTTCTTTTGTAGGTTATTCATTTCCTCATTACAATCACATCAGACAAGAAATTGCTAAAAAAATCACTATTTATCCATCTTTACCTGTTAAGAAAGTCAAATATAGTGAATATCTCCGAGTTCATAGTCATGAATATCTACAAAAGTTAGTTTTTAAAGCATTAGGAAAAGAACTAAATGAATCAATGCGTTCCTTACCACCTTTGAGTATTGAATGTGAAGGTTTAGAATATTGCCTACCCGGTTATGTATATGGTTTGGGAGGAATATTTGCAGCTATAGATGAAATGAAAAAAGTAAGTTTAGAACGTGCCTACTGTTTTTCTTTAGTAGGACATCATGCACATAAAGACTGGGGACATGGATATTGTTTACTTAACCCTTTAGCAGCAGCAACAAAATATGCTCAGTCTCAAGGTTTTCATAAAATACTAATTATAGATTGGGATATTCATCATGGAGATGGTACACAATCAATTTTTAGTTATGATCATAGTGTTTATTGTATAAGTATCCATAGTGCCGTTGATATATATATGGCTAAAGCTTCTGATTTAAACTATGGTACAACAACAATGGCAGAAAAAGTTGGACATTGCAATATTCCTCTTATTTCTGAGTCAATTACACCAGATATTATTACACAAATAGGATTAGATGGTAAATTTTACCGAGGTCATGAAAGTTTATCAAAATTTCGCAACGCTTTAGAAAATTTACCCTGGCATCCTGACTTAATTTTCATCTTTTCCGGGTATGACTCCCATCGAGATGATTGTGGTAAAGGAATTACAAATTGGACAAATAGAGACTTTCAAGAATTAACTAAATATGTTTTAGATTTAGCTAAAAAAATACCCTGTCCTGTTATTTCTACACATGGTGGTGGATATCAGACACCTGTAACGATATCAGCAGCATTAAGTCATATAGAAATTTTAGCTAATTACAAGTAA
- a CDS encoding cyclic nucleotide-binding domain-containing protein: protein MLNSVDRLLFVRRVPIFKELRDDFVVRLASVMNELSYPANHSIFKQGEEGRSLYIIVSGRVKVHIGDTKLAEVDTGKYFGEMAVFDTQPRSASVTTLEPCECLELTQEQLYDAIEETPEIAVNIIGELSRIIRTLNENVSH from the coding sequence ATGCTTAATAGTGTTGATCGTTTGTTATTTGTCCGCCGCGTACCCATTTTTAAAGAGTTGCGAGATGATTTTGTAGTCCGACTCGCTTCAGTGATGAATGAGCTATCATATCCTGCTAATCACAGTATTTTTAAACAAGGAGAAGAAGGGCGATCGCTTTACATTATTGTATCAGGTAGGGTGAAAGTCCATATTGGAGATACAAAATTAGCTGAAGTAGATACAGGAAAATACTTCGGGGAAATGGCAGTATTTGATACTCAGCCTCGTTCCGCTTCTGTCACCACTTTAGAACCTTGTGAATGTTTAGAACTCACCCAAGAGCAACTCTATGATGCTATTGAAGAAACTCCAGAAATAGCGGTGAATATTATTGGTGAACTATCTCGCATCATTCGCACACTCAATGAAAATGTTAGTCATTAG
- a CDS encoding CHAT domain-containing protein: protein MKFTRSFFAIFLSVILILFFFKSVQAQVGNQSDITNSDPQEIVNANDLTATPIIDREVFDNNFGTAPTDEAVEEAEEFQAVEYGTYLGTNLFGEISSAEEIADDLSQLAKLTGKNSAVLYVTSLKDQLSLILIPPKPQEKDLLNNTKGLKDKSLLLSQETPVKVGEIVRKFVVDANNSNIQKIAQEFRSKVTNVRDKNYFSSAQKLYEWIIKPIEPALQANKIDSVIFSLDSGLRAIPVAALYDGNQFLIEKYSVGIIPSFSLTDTRYIPIVKSDILAMGISKSTEGQDPLPSVPLEINTVSKELWRSQGQTLLDQESTLENLKSLSRKKHFGILHLATHGDFRSGKISNSYIQFWNRKIHIDQLRNLSQELGWSKEPKVEMLVLSACKTAVGSQEAELGFSGLAVQAGVKSVLGSLWYVSDQGTLALMTKFYDQLKINSLRSESLRQAQLAMLKGQVRVTDKELYLSPEKSIALPPELVNLGKINLTHPYYWSAFTMIGNWN, encoded by the coding sequence ATGAAGTTTACTCGTTCCTTTTTTGCCATTTTCTTATCAGTTATTTTAATTCTATTTTTCTTTAAATCTGTTCAAGCTCAAGTAGGAAATCAGTCAGATATTACTAATAGTGATCCTCAAGAAATTGTCAATGCTAATGATCTGACTGCTACCCCTATCATTGATCGTGAAGTCTTTGATAATAATTTTGGAACAGCACCAACCGACGAAGCCGTAGAAGAGGCTGAAGAATTTCAAGCAGTTGAATATGGAACATATCTTGGGACTAACTTATTTGGCGAGATTAGTTCAGCAGAAGAGATTGCTGATGATCTCAGTCAGTTGGCGAAATTGACTGGTAAAAATTCCGCAGTTCTTTATGTAACTTCCTTAAAAGATCAACTCAGCTTAATTCTCATCCCACCAAAGCCACAAGAAAAAGATTTGTTAAATAATACCAAAGGCTTGAAAGATAAGTCTTTGCTTCTATCACAAGAAACTCCAGTAAAAGTTGGTGAAATTGTTCGTAAATTTGTCGTAGATGCTAATAATAGCAATATCCAAAAAATTGCTCAAGAGTTTCGCTCTAAAGTTACTAATGTACGAGACAAAAATTACTTTAGTTCTGCCCAAAAACTCTATGAATGGATAATTAAACCCATAGAGCCAGCCCTACAAGCTAATAAAATTGATTCTGTCATATTTTCGCTGGATAGCGGTTTACGAGCTATTCCCGTAGCCGCTTTATATGATGGAAATCAGTTTTTGATTGAAAAATATAGTGTTGGGATTATCCCCAGTTTTAGTCTTACAGATACCCGTTATATTCCTATAGTTAAATCTGATATCTTGGCAATGGGGATATCAAAAAGCACAGAAGGACAAGACCCTTTACCATCTGTACCTCTAGAAATAAACACGGTGAGTAAAGAACTTTGGCGCAGTCAAGGTCAGACATTATTAGACCAAGAATCTACACTAGAGAATCTTAAATCTCTCAGTCGCAAAAAGCACTTTGGAATTCTGCACTTAGCCACTCATGGGGATTTTAGATCTGGAAAAATTAGTAACTCTTACATTCAATTTTGGAATAGAAAAATTCACATAGATCAGTTGAGAAATTTATCTCAGGAATTAGGTTGGAGTAAAGAACCTAAAGTAGAAATGTTAGTTTTGAGTGCTTGTAAAACTGCTGTGGGCAGCCAGGAGGCAGAATTAGGATTTTCTGGTTTAGCAGTGCAAGCAGGGGTGAAATCAGTTTTAGGTAGTCTGTGGTATGTGAGTGATCAAGGTACTCTGGCACTGATGACAAAATTTTACGATCAATTAAAAATTAACTCCTTGCGATCTGAATCTCTCAGACAGGCTCAGTTAGCAATGCTGAAAGGACAAGTACGTGTAACAGATAAAGAATTATATCTATCGCCAGAAAAGTCTATTGCTCTACCTCCAGAACTGGTTAATTTAGGTAAGATCAACTTAACCCATCCATACTATTGGTCTGCTTTTACAATGATTGGTAACTGGAATTAA
- a CDS encoding UPF0182 family protein, with the protein MSWKWCLRIIIVFLGLLLIFDLASHLGAEIFWFQEVGYLQPFLLRLITQGFLWVGVVSVSLTYFLVNIGLAKRWKYPQSLISELARTEKTTLSRELTSFLNPQYGHVYKPPLIETENRQIKLFWLLPLTLGLSLLVGLILTHYGQVAVSYWNGEVNQVSSPFSILFRPQIVWNLSIRMISQVWDFGVAIVVAIPLVSFAIALLIYSQFFLRAIALVFSLGFGWILSQQWQKILLYLHSTPFNTTEPLFGKDISFYIFSLPVWELLAFWLVGLCLYGFIAVTLTYLLSGDSLSQGIFPGFSPAQKRHLFGLGGCLMLVVAFSFWLSRYELVYSARGVSFGASFTDVKVQMPADTMLCVLGVAIAFYLLWQTLFWKPKSQHHRWAIYSLYIYISLIIAGDFLVPAVVQSLIVQPNELQREQPYIQRTIALTRQAFDLEAIDSQTFNPQGKLTQADLKANDLTIRNIRLWDQEPLLKTNRQLQQIRPYYQFPDADIDRYTIKTEPNQQTTASTEKRQVLIAARELDYNSVPQQAKTWVNRNLVYTHGYGFTMSPVNTVAPGGLPEYFVKDISGNDSALTTSSEAIRESIPIGKPRIYYGEISNTHVMTGTKVRELDYPSGSDNVYTSYEGVGGIRIGSLGKRWLFATYLKDWQMIFTRNFKPETKVLFRRNINQRIRAIAPFLKFDSEPYLVAADANPDNKNQQFPGTKNYLYWIIDAYTTSDRYPYSDQNGDGINYIRNSVKVVIDAYNGTVRFYISEPKDPLIIAWSKIFPQMFQPLANMPVNLRSHIRYPVDFFKIQSERLMIYHITNPQVFYNREDQWQIPNEIYGTQTRPIEPYYLTTSLPNVDFEEFILLLPYTPKERTNLIAWLAARSDGENYGKLLLYNFPKERLIYGPEQIEARINQDPVISQQISLWNRQGSRAIQGNLLIVPIEQSLLYVEPIYLEATQNSLPTLVRVVVAYENRIVMAQTLEQALQAIFQPEETPAPPIIRPVEEEGIPPG; encoded by the coding sequence ATGTCTTGGAAATGGTGCTTGAGAATTATTATCGTGTTCCTGGGGCTGTTGCTAATCTTCGATCTAGCTTCCCATCTAGGGGCAGAGATTTTTTGGTTTCAGGAAGTTGGCTACTTACAACCATTTTTGCTACGGTTAATCACTCAAGGTTTTTTATGGGTGGGTGTTGTCAGCGTCAGTCTTACCTATTTCCTGGTAAATATAGGTTTAGCAAAACGTTGGAAATATCCTCAGTCTCTGATCAGTGAACTAGCAAGAACTGAAAAAACAACCCTGAGTAGGGAACTAACAAGTTTTCTTAATCCCCAGTATGGCCACGTCTATAAACCTCCTCTAATTGAGACAGAAAACAGACAAATTAAATTATTCTGGTTGTTACCGCTAACATTAGGCTTAAGTTTGTTGGTGGGATTAATATTAACGCATTATGGACAAGTTGCTGTAAGTTACTGGAATGGAGAAGTTAATCAGGTTAGTTCACCCTTTAGCATCTTATTTAGACCACAGATAGTTTGGAACTTGAGTATCAGGATGATTTCTCAAGTATGGGATTTTGGCGTGGCTATTGTAGTGGCGATACCTTTGGTCAGCTTCGCTATCGCTCTTCTAATATATTCTCAATTTTTCCTAAGAGCGATCGCACTTGTTTTTAGTCTCGGTTTTGGGTGGATACTATCTCAACAATGGCAGAAGATATTGTTATATTTGCACTCCACCCCCTTCAACACTACAGAACCTTTATTTGGCAAAGATATCAGTTTTTATATTTTTTCCCTCCCTGTTTGGGAACTGTTGGCTTTTTGGCTGGTTGGATTATGTTTATATGGCTTTATTGCCGTCACTCTCACCTATCTTTTATCAGGAGATAGCCTGAGTCAAGGCATTTTTCCGGGTTTTTCTCCAGCACAGAAACGTCATTTATTCGGCTTAGGTGGCTGTTTGATGTTGGTCGTAGCCTTCAGTTTTTGGTTAAGTCGTTATGAACTTGTTTATTCTGCTCGTGGCGTAAGTTTTGGCGCTAGTTTCACTGATGTCAAGGTACAGATGCCAGCTGATACCATGTTATGTGTTTTAGGTGTAGCGATCGCATTTTACTTATTATGGCAAACTTTATTTTGGAAACCTAAATCTCAACATCATCGCTGGGCAATCTATAGTTTATATATTTATATAAGTTTAATAATTGCAGGCGATTTTCTTGTACCTGCTGTTGTCCAATCTTTAATAGTTCAACCCAATGAATTGCAGCGAGAGCAACCTTACATCCAGCGTACTATTGCCTTAACTCGGCAAGCATTTGATTTAGAAGCAATTGATTCTCAAACCTTTAATCCCCAGGGAAAATTAACCCAAGCTGATCTTAAAGCCAATGATCTGACAATTAGAAATATTCGTCTTTGGGATCAAGAACCACTATTAAAAACTAACCGCCAATTACAACAAATTCGTCCTTATTATCAGTTTCCTGATGCCGATATTGATCGCTACACAATCAAAACTGAACCAAACCAACAAACAACTGCATCAACCGAAAAACGTCAGGTACTAATTGCAGCCAGGGAATTAGACTACAATTCTGTTCCCCAACAAGCTAAAACATGGGTAAACCGCAATTTAGTTTACACCCACGGTTATGGCTTTACCATGAGTCCTGTAAATACTGTTGCTCCTGGTGGTTTACCAGAATATTTTGTTAAAGATATTAGTGGTAATGATAGTGCGCTAACTACCTCTAGTGAAGCTATTCGTGAAAGTATTCCTATTGGTAAACCGCGAATTTATTATGGAGAAATTAGCAATACTCATGTCATGACTGGCACGAAAGTTAGAGAATTAGATTATCCCAGTGGTAGCGATAATGTTTACACCAGTTATGAAGGCGTGGGTGGAATTAGAATTGGTTCTCTGGGAAAAAGATGGCTATTTGCTACATATTTAAAAGACTGGCAAATGATATTTACAAGAAATTTTAAGCCAGAGACAAAAGTATTATTCCGGCGAAATATCAACCAACGGATTCGTGCGATCGCACCTTTTTTGAAATTTGATAGCGAGCCTTATTTAGTAGCCGCTGATGCCAATCCTGACAACAAAAATCAACAATTCCCAGGAACAAAGAATTATCTTTACTGGATTATAGATGCTTATACAACAAGCGATCGCTATCCCTATTCTGATCAAAATGGCGATGGTATCAACTATATCCGTAATTCCGTTAAAGTCGTCATTGATGCTTACAACGGCACAGTCAGATTTTACATTTCTGAACCCAAAGATCCTCTAATTATTGCCTGGTCAAAAATCTTCCCGCAAATGTTCCAACCGTTGGCAAATATGCCTGTTAATCTCCGCAGTCATATCCGCTATCCGGTGGACTTTTTCAAAATTCAATCAGAACGGTTAATGATTTATCATATCACTAACCCCCAAGTATTTTACAACCGGGAAGACCAATGGCAAATTCCCAATGAAATCTATGGAACTCAAACCCGTCCTATTGAACCTTACTATTTAACTACTAGTCTTCCTAATGTAGATTTTGAAGAATTTATTTTACTGCTTCCCTACACACCAAAAGAAAGAACAAATTTAATTGCTTGGTTAGCAGCACGTTCAGATGGGGAAAACTACGGTAAATTGCTACTTTATAATTTTCCTAAAGAACGGTTGATTTATGGACCAGAACAAATCGAAGCGAGAATTAACCAAGATCCGGTAATTTCTCAACAAATTTCTTTATGGAATCGTCAAGGTTCGAGAGCAATTCAAGGTAATCTTTTAATTGTTCCTATTGAACAATCTTTGTTATATGTTGAGCCAATTTATTTAGAAGCAACTCAGAATAGTTTACCAACTTTGGTCAGGGTGGTTGTTGCTTATGAAAATCGCATTGTGATGGCGCAGACTTTAGAACAAGCCTTGCAGGCAATTTTTCAACCAGAAGAAACACCAGCACCGCCAATTATTCGTCCTGTGGAAGAAGAAGGAATACCACCGGGTTAA
- a CDS encoding AAA family ATPase: protein MLLSEHLNSSNLKSFSINGLFGYKNLKIPFDKEAVILIAENGSGKTTILNALYYAISCKFSRLITIDFESIVLEFVSGVSVEIKKSDLISERSNKASSKKLKYQPAKGTINIINNITEHTLDIYVNKQLESYSIIKGLIDLDAEIIKQEIITPIHKNLTESILYFPTYRRIEEELKNLGHEELDFGKEDDRLIQFGMNDVITKFDEIEKNIKDATLELLPKVNGEMLTQFVEVTTPTQEMRDSIQPETLNIVLSRIGDNIPENDKNKIEELVNSGKIKSPQYDQLVYYLSKLLGLYEPQKEKDNSIKKFAEVCNKYLHKKRIIYDETSVKISIVQERNNQPIDIRNLSSGEKQIISLFSKIYLDSDDEYIILFDEPELSLSLEWQRFLLPDILKSGKCKLLLAVTHSPFIFDNELDVNAIDLDNFVIEK, encoded by the coding sequence ATGTTGTTAAGTGAACACCTTAATTCTAGTAATTTAAAGTCGTTTTCTATCAACGGCTTATTCGGCTATAAGAATCTGAAAATACCTTTTGATAAAGAAGCTGTTATTCTCATTGCTGAGAATGGCTCTGGTAAAACCACTATTTTGAATGCTCTTTACTATGCAATTTCTTGTAAATTTAGCAGATTAATAACTATAGATTTTGAATCAATAGTTCTTGAATTTGTATCTGGAGTCAGTGTTGAAATTAAAAAAAGTGATTTAATTTCTGAAAGAAGTAACAAAGCTTCAAGTAAAAAGCTTAAATATCAACCAGCAAAGGGGACAATAAATATCATAAATAATATTACTGAGCATACTCTGGATATTTATGTTAATAAACAACTAGAATCATATAGTATTATCAAAGGTCTAATTGATTTAGACGCAGAAATAATTAAACAAGAAATCATAACCCCTATTCATAAAAACTTGACTGAATCAATATTGTATTTTCCTACTTACAGAAGGATTGAAGAAGAACTAAAAAATTTAGGTCATGAAGAATTAGATTTTGGTAAAGAGGATGATCGATTAATTCAATTTGGAATGAATGATGTCATTACCAAATTTGATGAGATTGAAAAAAATATCAAAGATGCAACTTTAGAGTTATTACCAAAAGTAAATGGTGAAATGTTAACTCAGTTTGTTGAAGTTACTACACCAACTCAAGAAATGAGGGATAGTATCCAACCTGAAACTTTAAATATAGTATTAAGTAGAATAGGAGATAACATACCTGAAAATGATAAAAACAAAATAGAAGAACTGGTTAATTCAGGAAAAATAAAATCTCCTCAATATGATCAACTCGTTTATTATCTATCTAAACTGCTTGGCTTATATGAACCACAAAAAGAAAAAGATAATTCTATCAAAAAGTTTGCTGAAGTCTGTAATAAATATTTACACAAAAAGCGAATTATCTATGATGAAACAAGTGTAAAAATTTCTATAGTGCAAGAAAGAAATAATCAACCAATAGATATTAGGAATTTATCTTCTGGCGAAAAACAGATTATCTCCTTGTTTTCTAAAATTTATCTTGACTCAGATGATGAATACATAATTTTGTTTGATGAACCTGAGCTTTCTCTTTCTCTAGAATGGCAAAGATTCTTACTTCCTGATATTTTGAAATCTGGTAAATGTAAACTGCTTTTAGCGGTTACACATTCACCATTTATTTTTGATAATGAGTTAGATGTAAATGCAATAGATTTAGATAATTTTGTAATAGAAAAATAG
- a CDS encoding DUF4435 domain-containing protein, translating to MSVDKLREARRTPASVFMQFTRQYKEYESALYCFFEGEDDKYYGIRIDNIARPTKDIYANCGGKEGVLGVYKLINNNESYSKVRAAYFIDRDFDESIKNTQITGVYETSCYSIENFYTSINSFCKILRTEFKLAESEDDFNNCKNLYTQLQKEFHDAVELLNIWIACQREKQAKLNLAGFNISDFVVIDLDNIKINYTIDTLYTRFPKAIAVTQEEIDLKKSDLCSQERQKSFRGKFEIGFLCKFIQKLIEEANKGNPKYFTKRISITLNVNPKTIISDLSQYADTPDCLVDYLESFRTSVN from the coding sequence ATGTCAGTAGATAAACTTAGAGAGGCTCGGCGTACTCCAGCATCAGTATTTATGCAATTTACCCGACAATACAAAGAATATGAATCTGCTTTGTATTGCTTTTTTGAAGGTGAAGACGATAAGTATTATGGAATTAGAATAGATAATATAGCTAGACCTACAAAAGATATTTATGCTAATTGTGGTGGGAAAGAAGGAGTTTTAGGTGTTTATAAGTTAATCAATAATAATGAAAGTTATTCTAAGGTTAGAGCAGCATATTTTATAGATAGAGATTTTGATGAATCAATAAAAAATACACAAATAACGGGAGTCTATGAAACTTCATGTTACTCAATAGAAAATTTCTATACATCCATTAATAGTTTTTGCAAAATTCTCAGAACTGAATTTAAGCTTGCTGAATCGGAAGATGATTTTAATAACTGTAAAAACCTTTATACACAACTCCAAAAAGAATTTCATGATGCAGTTGAACTATTAAATATTTGGATAGCTTGTCAACGAGAAAAACAAGCAAAGCTGAATTTAGCAGGATTTAATATCTCAGATTTCGTAGTAATAGATTTAGATAATATAAAAATAAATTACACAATTGATACATTGTATACTAGATTTCCCAAAGCAATTGCTGTTACTCAAGAAGAAATAGACTTAAAGAAAAGTGACCTATGTTCACAAGAACGTCAAAAAAGTTTTCGAGGTAAATTTGAGATTGGTTTTTTGTGTAAATTTATTCAAAAACTAATTGAAGAAGCAAATAAAGGGAATCCCAAGTATTTTACTAAAAGAATAAGTATTACCTTAAATGTGAATCCAAAAACCATAATTTCTGATTTGTCCCAATATGCTGATACACCAGATTGTCTAGTAGATTATTTAGAATCTTTTAGAACTTCTGTGAATTAA
- a CDS encoding muconolactone Delta-isomerase, translating to MLYHLDFHVEYPDNMTQQELFTIWNEEADAALQAKQAGIVVDLWKCVGTRRVIAIVDVPTPDTLDQILLDLPIMKKMGQNVQVEVTPLRRYEDFAADVKSRLEKKEK from the coding sequence ATGCTATATCACCTAGATTTTCACGTCGAATACCCCGACAACATGACCCAGCAAGAACTATTTACAATTTGGAATGAAGAAGCAGATGCAGCACTACAAGCAAAGCAAGCAGGAATTGTTGTAGATTTGTGGAAATGTGTGGGAACTCGTCGAGTAATTGCAATTGTGGATGTTCCCACACCTGATACCCTTGACCAAATTCTCTTGGATTTACCCATTATGAAAAAAATGGGTCAAAATGTGCAAGTAGAAGTAACTCCCCTGAGAAGATATGAAGACTTTGCAGCGGATGTGAAATCTCGGTTAGAGAAAAAAGAAAAATAA